GCGGATTTCTTCGATGGGCTTGGTGGCCTCGGACATCAGGAACTCGGTGCAGAAACCGAATTCCTCGTTCTCGAACCCCTGCTGGGCGTAGTGGGTGATCTCAGGTGCTGCAGGCAATTCGTCGCCACGCAACTCGGCCAGCATGCCCTGCACGATATACAGGTAGCCCTGGCCGCCGCTGTCGATCACCCCAGCCTGCTTCAAGGCGGGGAGCATCTCGGGCGTCTGGTCCAGCAGCTCCTGGCCCTTGAACAGCGCATTTTCCAGCACCATGTCCACCGTGTCGCCGCGCGCACCCTCGGCGATCCCATGCGCCACGGTGAGGATCGTGCCCTCCACGGGCTTCATCACCGCGCCGTACCCGCTCTTCTGCGCGGCATCAAACGCGCGGATCAGCGTGGGGGCGTCCACCTCCTGTCTGTCCTTGATCACTTCTGCAAAGCCCTTAAGCAGCTGCGACAGGATCACGCCGCTGTTGCCGCGTGCTCCCAGCAGTGCGCCGTAGCTGATCGCGCGGGCCACACCGGCCATGCTGCTCACGTCGGCGGTGTCCAGCTCGCGCCGCACCGATTGCATGGTCAGGTGCATGTTGGTGCCGGTGTCACCGTCCGGGACGGGATAGACGTTCAGGGCGTTGACTTCCTCGCGGAACACCCCCAGCCAGTCGGTGGCGTAGCGCAGCATGCGGGCGAGATCAGCGGGACTCAGGGTGGCCTGGTGGTCAGACACGCTGAACCCCCACCGCATGCACGCGGGTGGCGCTCAACTCGATCCCGGCCAAATTCTTGACGACGTGTTCCACACGCTCGACGATATTGCGCGCCACCGTGGGAATGCTGACGCCGTAGGCCGCCACGATGTACAGGTCTGCGGTGTAGGTGCCGCCGTCCTTTTCCTTGCCGATCACCACGCCGTCACTGACGTTGGCGCGGCCCAGCACGCGGGAAATGCCTTCCTTCAGGTTGGCGGGGGCCATGCCCACCACGCCTGGGATCTCATGGGCGGTCAGCCCGATTAAGGAGGCGAGCGCCGCCTCGGAAATTTGTATGGTGCCAGTCACAGTACCGGCCAGTATACGGGGCGACAGCGTTGCGAAAGGATGGGGTGCGCGTTCTGCAGGTGGATTGCGGCCTGAGACGGCTTGATCCTTACTTTGGCTGTTCTGAAAACTCGGTTCCTCGCTTAGCCCACCCCTTTTGAGATGAGTGGGCCATGTGGTGAGCAAAGGGCTTCCGTGCTGCCTTGTGCCACAGAAAGAAGACGGCCAGACCTTTCGAGCCTGACCGTCTCTGGCATGGGTAGAAGGATCAGTCGCTGGCGGCGGGCTTGCCGTCTGCCTGCTGCTCGCGCTTGGTGACGTTGGTGGCCCCGCGCATGGGAATCACCGGAATGAACGGCACCACGAGAAGGCCCACTACGATGAACCACAGGCTGGTGCCGAACATCCTCGTCATGCTGGCGGTGAAGCCGTTCTTGAGCCCCCTCGCGACCCTCTCGCCCAACTCGTTGGCCTGCTGGTTCAGCGTGGTCTTGATTCCGGCCAGCACGCTCTGGCGGGTCTGTTCTGACATCAGCTCTTCACCCTGGGGGTCAGGCTTAGGCGGATGCGGCAGGAGTCCATCGGGTCGATCTGGCGCTCAATCAGATTCTGTTTGTGAAGCTGGTCCAGATAGCGACTGAGCAGTGTGGGCGGCAGATGCAGGTGCACGGCCAGTGCTTCGGGGTAGCTGTAACCACTGCCGATGCTCTGCAAAACGTTGAAGCGCGGAGAGTCCAGATCGAAATGCGAGGCCAGCACGGGAGCGAAGTCATGCCTGAAAATCGCCATATAGTGCCCATGAACCGGCCCACCAACTCGCCGCTCAGGGGTGGAGCAGAGGAAGTTGGCATCCCTGTACCCCAAGGGAACAGTTCTCTTTAGTCAACTATTCTAACCAGTAAATTGATTATAAGAGTGTGTCGTCGAAGCAGCGACGATGGAGAAACGGACGGGCATGTGGCCTCAGCTTTTGCTGGCCTCTAAATAGCCCTCGTGTCGCCATACAGTCTGAAATGCCATGCAAAGGGGGTGGGAGTCCTGCCCCCACCCCTGCGTTTGAGTTCCCGCTCAGTGCTGCCTGTTCAGCGTGCGGCCCGCTCCACCCGCGCCACCACACGCTCACGGCCCAGGGCTTCGAGCATCTGCGGTAGGTCGGGGCTTTCCAGCGTTCCGGCCACGGCGGCGCGCACCGGGGGCATCACTTTGCCCAGCTTAAGCCCCTTCTCCTCGGCGTAGGCGTGGAACAGGGCGCTCAGGCTCCCAGCATCGAAGCTGGGGAGGTTCTTCAGGCGGCCCGCCAGTTCCGTGAGCTGCTCCCGCGCGCCGTCAATGGCCTTTTGTGCCTTCTCGTTCACCGGGTAATCCTCGGACCAGAAGTAGCCCGTCTTCTCCAGGAAATCACTGAAGACCTCAATCCGTGGGATCAGCAGGCGGGTCACTGCCCGGAAGTAGTCATCCAGTGGCAGGTCGGACTTGTGGGCCGCCAGGTAGGCGTGCAGCCGCCGGGCCACCTCCTCCTCGTCTAGCACTTCACGCAAGTACTTGCCGTTGTACCAGCGCAATTTGTCCTGATCGAACACCGGGCCGCCCAGGGTTATGTCCTCCAGTCGGAAGGTACGCTCGAACTCGTTCAGATCAAAGATTTCCGTGCCGTCCGGATGCGTCCAGCCCATGGTCGCCAGGAAATTCAGCATGGCTTCCGGCAGATAACCCTGATCCATGTACCATTCGACGCTGGTGGGGTTCTTG
This sequence is a window from Deinococcus humi. Protein-coding genes within it:
- a CDS encoding Asp23/Gls24 family envelope stress response protein; protein product: MTGTIQISEAALASLIGLTAHEIPGVVGMAPANLKEGISRVLGRANVSDGVVIGKEKDGGTYTADLYIVAAYGVSIPTVARNIVERVEHVVKNLAGIELSATRVHAVGVQRV